ACCTGTAAAGCACTGGGAAAGGGGGTGATGGGGAATAGgaaaagtccctgcccttgatAAGCAGATAACTTAAGTGGAGAGACAAGGTTATATACAGATGCAAAGTTAAATACCACCAACaacaaaagatacaaataaaagatCTAAACTACAGTAGGAGATACCACTAGGCTGTAAATTAATTATATAGAAACCAGGGTGATAGGAattgagaggaagaaaggaaggcttTGGCCAGGGTAGTCAAGAAGGTTTCACAGAGTAGATGGAATCagagctggaccttgaaggatgggtaggaaTTAGATGTCAATAAGACGCCCAATGGATCCACAGATACATTCTGGTCATCAATCTCAGGAGAACAAAACTCCCCTCTCTGGCCACTAGTACCCCTATATAATTTATCCCTACTAGAATATAAGCTATTTGAAGACATATCGCATAGGacgatgcctggcacacagaaaatacttaataagttCTTATTGATTCGGTAGTTCAGAGAggtagaaaggagggagaagggcaTTACAGCTCAGTGGGACAGAATGAGCAAAAGCTTGGAGGCAGAAAAATACAAGGGACACAAGGAGTAAACCAGTCTAGACCAAGGGAAAGATTCTTGTAGTGAAATTAAGTTGGAACCAGATTATGGAAAGCCTTGAATACCTAGCTAAGGACTTTGTCTTGGTGGGTACGTGGGAGTCATTGAAGGTCTTATAGCAGAGCAGTAAGCAACAATGTGCTGGAGCCAAAGGTGGGctctttattattaaatttttagtgtggAGCATTTGTACTTTCTAAAGCCCCAAAGACCACAAATCAGAAtttgatttcttgttttgttgattgtctagatttaagaaaatgatggagaaagggTTCATAAGTTTAGACTAGCCTTAAAAGTGTGCTCCTCCACCCCCCTTTTTCTGAAgacctggttgttaaacatttaacaacacAGTCTAATTACTGGGGATTCATGTAAAAGGTGAAGCCATGCTTGGGATTGGGGGTGCAGAGTAAATACTCCACATAATTAGATCTGGTTGCATGAgtctctgctcaaaaatcttcagtggttctTTATTACTTATCCAgtaaaattcagaattttttcacctggcattcaaggtcctccaTAATCTTTCATCCCTTTGCCttgccaaatttatctccctctCCATATactctttttgttgttgagtcatttcggTCACATCagcctctttgtgaccctgttagtggttttcttggcagaaatactggagtgggtttaccatttccttcttctttcctttgacagatgaggaaactgagaccaatagggtgaagtgacttgcttggggtcacagagctagtgagtatctgaggccagatttgaactcagatcttcctgactccagacctggcattctatccacttcaccacctccTAACCGCCCCATGTACTCTAGACTCCAGTCACATTAGACTTCTCTTTGACTCCTGAACACTCTTTGCTGCTTCTGTTAGGATTTTGGTTGTTTATTTTGCTCCCGTTGTCCCCCGTGCCTGATTTTCCTCCTTGACCCTCTTCATCCATTGGGAGGGTACAAGCAAGACGACCCGTCTGGTCTTCCCATTCTTACAGATCCTTTTAAATCCAACTGAAATGTCAACCCCTCCCTGAAGCTTTCCAAGCCATGTCCCTATTGCCAATGACTCTCCCCTTGGACTTCTAGCTTCTCCCTTCTCTGCTCAGTGCCCCCCCATTCACACCATTGGGGTCagcctcaactcctcactctcaccaGCCCCACATAGCCGATCAGTCGCCTAATGTCATTGCTGCTTCCATCGCTTTCTCTTGCCCATCCCCTCCTCACCATTCACTACTCCGGGACCTCATTGCTTCTCGCCTGGTATCTCAATAAAGAGCCTCCTGTCTCCCTCTCCAATCTGTActccatacagctgccaaaaCACTGGGGTGTCATCTATTCCCCTCCTCGGTCAACTCCAATGACTCCCAgtcacttctatttttttttaaatccttatcttccatcttagaattaatactatgtattggttccaaagccgaacagtaaaggctgggcaatgggggttaagacacttatccagggtcacacaactgggaagtgtctgaggccagatttgaacccaggactccctatCCCTAGATgtggatctcaatccattgaaccatccaGCTGTCCTACCTcccacttatttttcttttttaaacccttcccttccctcttagaatcaatactacatattggttccaaggcggaagagcagtCATCCCAATtgcttttaagataaaaaatgatccAGTAGAGATTTCAATAACACCTGGACTCTCCAAAACCTTTCTAACCTTACTCTTCATCCCCATTCATGTACGCTGTGCTCCTACTTTCAGACTATTCCTCATGCACGATGCTTCCTTTATCCTGTCTAGGTGCCTGTGTCCTGCCTGTGCCCCTTGCTGGGGATGCCCTTCCTTACCACATCCACCTCCCAGACTCTCTAGAAGTCTTCCAGGCTCAGCTGAAGTGGTACCTTCTACGTGAGCCCTTTCCGGTCCTCCTAGCAGCCAGggtcctccctccctcttttttcaaAGCACcctgcaatttatttttttttattattattatttttttattttaaacccttaacttctgtgtattgacttataggtagaagagtggtaagggtaggcaatgggggtcaagtgacttgcccagcctacaatttatttttaataaatcttctCTCTACGTAGAGATTGTATATGCTGTCTTTCCTGGCTAGAATGcaagcttctcaagggcagggaccatttcgTGTTTTTCTTTGTAGCCTGGGTGTCTAGCATGATagctgcacatagtaggcattcaagaaataaatgcttgttgattcatgGACTGAGAACACTTCTCATCTATACTCGTATAagtttgagggcaagaactatatcattaaaaaaaaatttatacctCCAGGTTTAGCACCAAATAGAAAACACTTGATAAGTACACGTTGAGAGGCAACTAGGGAGTACCGTGGATgaagtaccaggtctggagttgggatatcctgggttcaaatctagccttagacatatcttagccatgtgaccctgggcaagtcacttaactctcattgcctagcctagtggtaagcactcttctgccttagaaccaatgcacagtatagattctaagacaaggtaagggtttaaaaaaaaaagtaattgaggggtaggacagctaagtgacttagtatacagtactggttctaagacagagggtaaggggtaaaaaatgaaaattgatggatagtaagacagaaggtgagtttcaaataaacaaataaatatttgttgaattggaaaTTTCAATTCAAAGgcttaagtgtgtgtgtgtggtctagTTATCTATGCATGTCTTATCTCCCTACAAGACTGGAGTCTCCATGAGGCTATGACTTCCCTAGCAGCTAGCACAAGATTTTGGTACAGTGGAGGTATTGAAAGCATAttctttgaaatattgaaatactatttgaaaaaagtgaaaatattctttgaaatattatttgaaagaaagaaaatattctttgaaatactgaaatcttctttgaaaaaataaagaaaatattctttgaaatataatttgaaaaaaagaaaatattctttgaaatattgaaatattatttaaaaaatgaaaatattctttgaattattgaaatcttcttttaaaaagtaaagaaaatattctttgaaatattatttgaaaaaaagaaaatattctttgaaatattgaaatattaaaaaatgaaaatattctttgaattattgaaatcttcttttaaaaagtaaagaaagtattctttgaaatattatttgaaaaaaagaaaatattctttgacATATTGAAATATTCTtcgaaaaaataaagaatattctttgaaaaaaaaaagaaagaatattctttGATCCATTTAAATAAGTCAAATGGAATGGGCAGAACTGTATTTTCAGAAGATTCATCTGGCCTCTGGCATGTGGGATAGATTGTAGAGGTTCTTTACAATAATTTCAGTTATTTCAGGGATTTCAATAGTACAGGCTAGAGCTGGCAGGAACCTGAGGGCTTCCTGGCCCAGGAGTCATAagaattcaattcagcaaacacttaTCTGGATACAGAAAGGGATAAAAGGAGATAGACACGGACGATGactggggggagagagaaggagaaggaagaaccaAAGCTGACTTGAATTCCAAGAATCTAGGCAGGAAACTAAGCAAGGGATCAGTGACTCTAGTTTGTGAAGATTATTCCTCTGGATGCCCATCGGGACCGTTTTCTAGCCTGGCCCCTGGCACGTAGCCACTCTCCTCCGGTCCGTATCCTAGGCTGGCTTCCTCGGAGTTGGAGGTGATTATAGCCAAGACTTTTTCCTGGCGGGCATCCTCGGGGACTTTTCCTGTTGAGATGTGAGGTCCAGAGTTGGCCGGCCTGCATCGATGGTCAGAGGTATCACAGCGTGCTGTGCCGCGAGATGTCCCGACCCCCACGCGGGCAGCAGGGAGGCCTCCAGGAGGATCCTCTCCTGGCTCGAGTCCAGGAGAGGCAGCAGTCGGGGCCGGTGGGCTGGGGGCGCTTTGCCTAGGTATTGGCAGCAGTTGACACAAGCCTTGAAGAGCATCCGGAAGGTAAAGAGCCATCCCAGGTAGTGCAATTCTGCCAAGTTCAGAAGAAAGCAGCCGAGGCCAACCCCGAACATAAAGTTCAGAAAGATCATTTTCTCTGTCGCCCTGGAGACAAAGCAGTCCGTCTTGGTGGGACACGGGTACGTTTCACAGCGGTATAAATGAGGCACGTCGAACCCAAACAGGTAGTATTGCCCCACTAGGAATCCCAACTCCAGGAAGGACCTCAGCACCACGTGGGCGATGTAGATGATCAGCGCCCGGTTGGCCAGGTGGATGGGGTCCTGAGAGGTGGCCTGGAGATGCTTCGGAaggacctcctcctcctccaggctGCCGTCCTCGAAGGAGCTGGAGGCCACTAGGACCCCAGACCCCACTCCGGGAAGGACGTCCCCAGGGGCTGGCGCCAGCCTTTGCCACAGCTCCAGCAGACGGTCCCTCTCCACATCCATCCTCTCCTCCAAGGCCACCTGATGCAACACACACACAATGTAGAAAATGGACGGCGTGGCCACCAGGACAATCTGGAAGATCCAGAAGCGAAGGTGGGAGATAGGGGCGAAGCTATTGTAGCAGACATTGGTGCAGCCCGGCTGGAGGGTGTTACAGGTGAACTTGGACTGCTCGTCTCCGTAGACGGCGTCACC
The window above is part of the Gracilinanus agilis isolate LMUSP501 chromosome 4, AgileGrace, whole genome shotgun sequence genome. Proteins encoded here:
- the LOC123246802 gene encoding gap junction delta-2 protein-like, producing MGDWSFLGRLLSEVQNHSTVIGKIWLTALLIFRILLVTLVGDAVYGDEQSKFTCNTLQPGCTNVCYNSFAPISHLRFWIFQIVLVATPSIFYIVCVLHQVALEERMDVERDRLLELWQRLAPAPGDVLPGVGSGVLVASSSFEDGSLEEEEVLPKHLQATSQDPIHLANRALIIYIAHVVLRSFLELGFLVGQYYLFGFDVPHLYRCETYPCPTKTDCFVSRATEKMIFLNFMFGVGLGCFLLNLAELHYLGWLFTFRMLFKACVNCCQYLGKAPPAHRPRLLPLLDSSQERILLEASLLPAWGSGHLAAQHAVIPLTIDAGRPTLDLTSQQEKSPRMPARKKSWL